The following coding sequences lie in one Vulgatibacter sp. genomic window:
- a CDS encoding CapA family protein → MEPTATLALCGDVMLGRGIDQVLPRSVDPVLREEWIHDARAYVRLAEAASGRIERPIGPGAIWGDAAAEVEAFAPAAVVINLETAVTTASDFFPGKAIHYRMHPANVKALQAFGVDVCALANNHVLDFGAAGLHETLEVLHAAGFATAGAGRDAHEAFAPAVLPLAGGGRLLVFAVGMPSSGVFPSWAAGPHRPGVAFLPGADDAAAEAFATRVTQTRRPGDRVVVSIHQGSNWGWEVEPAQVRFAHALVEAGADLIHGHSSHHPRPMEVHRGRLILYGCGDFLNDYEGISGYEAFRGDLTLLYLPKLDGNGALVELVATPLRIHRFRLQRASAEEARWLLERLLSTSPAGPRLHLEGDGRIRGAPV, encoded by the coding sequence ATGGAGCCCACCGCCACCCTCGCCCTCTGCGGCGACGTGATGCTCGGGCGGGGCATCGACCAGGTGCTCCCCCGCTCCGTCGATCCCGTTCTCCGCGAGGAGTGGATCCACGACGCCAGGGCCTACGTGCGCCTGGCGGAGGCTGCCAGCGGTCGCATCGAGCGCCCCATCGGGCCAGGTGCGATCTGGGGCGACGCTGCGGCGGAGGTCGAGGCCTTCGCGCCTGCTGCCGTGGTGATCAACCTGGAGACCGCCGTCACCACCGCCTCCGATTTCTTCCCCGGCAAGGCGATCCACTACCGGATGCATCCGGCGAACGTGAAGGCCCTGCAGGCCTTCGGCGTGGACGTCTGCGCCCTCGCCAACAACCACGTGCTCGACTTCGGCGCGGCGGGCCTGCACGAGACCCTCGAGGTGCTCCATGCAGCGGGCTTCGCCACCGCCGGCGCCGGCAGGGACGCCCACGAGGCCTTCGCCCCGGCGGTGCTTCCCCTGGCTGGCGGGGGCAGGCTCCTCGTCTTCGCGGTGGGGATGCCCTCGAGCGGCGTCTTTCCGAGTTGGGCCGCTGGGCCCCACCGGCCCGGGGTCGCCTTTCTCCCCGGCGCCGACGACGCGGCGGCGGAGGCCTTCGCCACCCGCGTCACGCAGACCAGGCGGCCCGGGGATCGGGTGGTCGTCTCGATCCACCAGGGCAGCAATTGGGGCTGGGAGGTGGAGCCGGCGCAGGTGCGCTTCGCCCACGCGCTCGTCGAGGCGGGGGCGGATCTGATCCACGGCCACTCCTCGCACCACCCGCGGCCGATGGAGGTGCACCGCGGCAGGCTGATCCTCTACGGCTGCGGCGACTTCCTGAACGACTACGAGGGGATCTCCGGGTACGAGGCCTTCCGCGGCGACCTCACCCTCCTCTACCTGCCGAAGCTCGACGGGAACGGCGCCCTGGTGGAGCTGGTGGCGACACCGCTGCGGATCCACCGCTTCCGCCTGCAGCGGGCGAGCGCCGAGGAGGCGCGCTGGCTGCTGGAGCGGCTGCTCTCCACGAGCCCTGCGGGGCCGCGTCTCCACCTCGAAGGCGACGGGCGGATCCGCGGGGCACCGGTCTAA